Proteins from a genomic interval of Polaribacter sejongensis:
- the accC gene encoding acetyl-CoA carboxylase biotin carboxylase subunit — MFKKILIANRGEIALRVIRTCKEMGIKTVAVYSTADAESLHVRFADEAVCIGPAPSSESYLKMSNIIAAAEITNADAIHPGYGFLSENAKFARLCEEHNIKFIGATGDMIDQMGDKANAKSTMIAAGVPCVPGSEGVIEDFESCEKTAIATGYPVMLKASAGGGGKGMRAVWKPEDLKDAWDSARHESKAAFGNDDMYMEKLIEEPRHIEIQIVGDSYGKACHLSERDCSVQRRHQKLTEETPSPFMTDALRKKMGTAAVKAAEFIKYEGAGTVEFLVDKHRNFFFMEMNTRIQVEHPITEEVVNYDLIREQILVAAGVPISGKNYFPQMHSIECRINAEDPYNNFRPAPGKIATFHSPGGHGVRVDTHVYAGYMIPPNYDSMIAKLITTAQTREEAINKMKRALDEFVIEGVKTTIPFHRQLMDHPDYVAGNYTTKFMEDFKMK; from the coding sequence ATGTTTAAAAAAATATTAATTGCCAATAGAGGGGAAATAGCACTTCGTGTTATTAGAACCTGTAAAGAAATGGGCATTAAAACTGTAGCAGTATATTCTACTGCAGATGCAGAAAGTTTGCACGTAAGATTTGCAGATGAAGCAGTTTGTATTGGTCCAGCACCAAGTTCTGAGTCTTACTTAAAAATGTCTAATATTATTGCAGCTGCAGAAATTACAAATGCAGATGCTATTCACCCTGGTTACGGATTTTTATCTGAAAATGCTAAGTTTGCTAGATTATGTGAAGAACATAATATAAAATTTATTGGAGCAACAGGTGATATGATTGATCAAATGGGAGATAAAGCGAATGCTAAATCTACCATGATTGCTGCTGGTGTACCTTGTGTACCAGGAAGTGAAGGTGTTATTGAAGACTTTGAAAGTTGTGAAAAAACAGCTATTGCAACTGGTTATCCAGTAATGTTAAAAGCTTCTGCAGGAGGTGGAGGTAAAGGAATGCGTGCTGTTTGGAAGCCTGAAGATTTAAAAGATGCTTGGGATTCTGCAAGACATGAAAGTAAAGCAGCCTTTGGTAATGATGATATGTATATGGAGAAGCTTATTGAAGAGCCTAGACATATAGAAATTCAAATTGTTGGAGATTCTTACGGGAAAGCTTGTCATTTATCAGAAAGAGACTGTTCTGTTCAACGTCGTCATCAAAAATTAACGGAGGAAACTCCTTCTCCTTTTATGACAGATGCTTTAAGAAAGAAAATGGGTACTGCAGCTGTAAAAGCAGCAGAGTTTATAAAGTATGAAGGTGCTGGAACTGTTGAGTTTTTAGTAGATAAGCATAGAAACTTCTTCTTTATGGAGATGAACACTCGTATACAAGTAGAGCACCCTATTACGGAAGAAGTAGTAAATTACGATTTAATTAGAGAGCAAATTTTGGTAGCTGCAGGTGTACCAATTTCTGGAAAAAATTATTTTCCTCAAATGCACTCTATAGAATGTAGAATTAACGCAGAAGATCCGTATAATAACTTTAGACCAGCTCCAGGAAAGATTGCAACTTTTCACTCTCCAGGAGGACATGGGGTAAGAGTAGATACTCATGTGTATGCAGGGTATATGATTCCACCAAATTACGACTCAATGATTGCGAAATTAATAACGACTGCTCAAACAAGAGAAGAAGCTATTAATAAAATGAAACGCGCATTAGATGAGTTTGTAATAGAAGGTGTTAAAACAACAATTCCTTTCCATAGACAATTAATGGATCATCCAGATTATGTTGCAGGAAACTATACGACTAAATTTATGGAAGATTTCAAAATGAAATAA
- a CDS encoding PID-CTERM protein-sorting domain-containing protein encodes MLAFTYVVSAQNVPQPAGPPPPPGLAIDGGLVFLIVSGIIYGIKKVKD; translated from the coding sequence ATGCTAGCATTTACTTATGTAGTTAGCGCGCAAAACGTGCCGCAGCCTGCAGGACCGCCACCGCCACCTGGTTTAGCAATAGACGGAGGTTTAGTTTTCTTAATAGTTTCAGGAATTATTTACGGAATTAAAAAGGTTAAGGATTAG
- the lptC gene encoding LPS export ABC transporter periplasmic protein LptC — translation MKNLNKILYKSITVLFVTVMLFSCSNNTKEVRDFLVSKNLPIGIAKDAFHVYKDSGRITSKLITPLLYDFSNRKQHPYNEFPEGIEIINFDGIDSVTISGNYALSYSNTQISEIKGNVVVVNPKENSKLETEQLFWDQNTKYFFSEKAFTLTTLKDTIYGVGFECKEDLSKHLAKKTTGRLVTSEGE, via the coding sequence TTGAAAAACTTAAATAAAATATTATATAAAAGCATTACTGTACTATTTGTTACAGTAATGCTTTTTTCTTGCTCTAACAATACAAAGGAAGTGAGGGATTTTTTGGTGTCTAAGAATTTGCCTATCGGAATTGCTAAAGATGCATTTCATGTATATAAAGATTCTGGTAGAATTACATCAAAACTAATTACGCCGTTATTGTATGATTTTAGTAATAGAAAACAACACCCTTATAATGAATTTCCAGAAGGTATTGAAATTATAAATTTTGATGGAATCGATTCTGTTACTATTTCAGGAAATTATGCATTATCATATTCAAACACTCAGATTTCTGAAATAAAAGGAAATGTGGTAGTTGTAAACCCTAAAGAAAATTCTAAATTAGAAACAGAACAATTATTTTGGGATCAAAATACGAAGTACTTTTTTTCAGAAAAAGCATTTACTTTAACCACTTTAAAAGATACTATATACGGTGTTGGGTTTGAGTGTAAAGAAGATTTAAGTAAGCATTTAGCAAAGAAAACAACAGGAAGGTTAGTAACATCAGAAGGAGAATAA
- a CDS encoding response regulator, with amino-acid sequence MNFLSILLVDDDEIERMKFKKVCNDNNCRSKVVEAIDGKQALRILNNAEHSFNIIIMDLHMPEMNGLDFLSNLKSNVKFRNIPIIVMSNSEDDTELKKCYDFGVSGFFTKPLQFSAYSKKVESLLNYWKENKLINE; translated from the coding sequence ATGAACTTCCTCTCCATATTACTTGTTGATGATGATGAAATAGAAAGAATGAAGTTTAAAAAGGTGTGTAATGATAATAATTGCCGCTCTAAAGTAGTAGAAGCAATAGACGGAAAACAAGCATTACGTATTTTAAATAATGCAGAACATTCTTTTAATATTATTATTATGGATTTGCATATGCCAGAAATGAATGGGTTAGATTTTTTAAGTAATTTAAAATCTAATGTTAAATTTAGAAACATTCCTATAATAGTTATGTCTAATTCTGAAGATGATACAGAATTAAAAAAATGCTATGATTTTGGAGTTTCGGGATTTTTTACAAAGCCGTTACAATTTTCTGCATATTCTAAAAAAGTAGAATCACTATTAAATTATTGGAAAGAGAATAAACTTATTAATGAATAA
- the accB gene encoding acetyl-CoA carboxylase biotin carboxyl carrier protein yields the protein MDIKEIQNLIKFVAKSGASEVKLEMEDVKITIRTGSGKTETTILQAAPMAGMPQVAQPVAAAPVTADTVVAESGDSKYITVKSPIIGTFYRKPSPDKPNFVEVGTDISVGDTVCVIEAMKLFNEIESEVSGKIVKILVDDSSPVEFDQPLFLVDPS from the coding sequence ATGGATATTAAAGAGATTCAAAATCTTATAAAATTTGTAGCTAAATCTGGCGCTAGCGAGGTAAAGTTAGAAATGGAAGATGTAAAGATTACAATTAGAACTGGTTCTGGTAAAACAGAAACAACAATTTTACAAGCAGCTCCGATGGCTGGTATGCCTCAAGTTGCACAACCTGTTGCAGCAGCTCCTGTTACAGCAGATACAGTAGTAGCAGAAAGTGGTGATTCTAAATATATTACTGTAAAGTCTCCTATTATTGGAACTTTTTATAGGAAACCATCACCAGATAAGCCTAATTTTGTAGAAGTAGGAACAGATATTTCTGTAGGAGATACTGTTTGTGTTATTGAAGCAATGAAATTATTTAATGAAATAGAATCTGAAGTTTCAGGTAAGATCGTTAAAATATTAGTGGATGATTCTTCTCCTGTAGAATTTGATCAGCCATTATTCTTAGTAGACCCATCGTAA
- a CDS encoding Lrp/AsnC family transcriptional regulator produces MKIDGIDKKIIRSLVKDARVPILSIARDVGISGAAIHQRLRKLEKSKLIDGYQMKINPEALGYTTIAFVGVFLDTTAVLSSIIKRLKEVREVVECHYTTGNFTIFIKVLCKDNEDLMCLLDTKIKMINGVTKFETFISLNHQIDRQVYI; encoded by the coding sequence ATGAAGATAGACGGTATTGATAAAAAAATTATAAGAAGTTTAGTAAAAGATGCAAGAGTACCTATTTTAAGTATTGCAAGAGATGTTGGTATATCTGGAGCAGCAATTCATCAAAGATTAAGAAAGTTAGAGAAATCTAAATTAATCGATGGTTACCAAATGAAGATAAATCCAGAAGCTTTGGGGTATACTACAATTGCTTTTGTTGGTGTTTTTTTAGATACAACAGCAGTATTATCATCAATTATAAAAAGGCTTAAAGAAGTTAGAGAAGTCGTAGAGTGTCATTATACAACCGGTAATTTTACAATTTTTATAAAAGTATTATGTAAAGATAATGAAGACTTAATGTGTTTGTTAGATACTAAAATAAAAATGATTAATGGTGTTACTAAGTTTGAAACATTTATTTCTCTTAACCATCAAATAGATAGACAGGTTTATATATAG
- a CDS encoding beta-ketoacyl-ACP synthase III, protein MTKITAAITAVGKYVPEYVLTNKELETMVDTNDEWITSRTGIKERRILKGEGLGTSYMAIKAAEELLQKSNVDPAEIDLIIIGTATPDLPIASTAAYVASEIGAVNAFGYDLQAACSSFLYGMSTAASYIESGRYKKVLLIGADKMSSIIDYKDRATCIIFGDGAGAALFEPNFEGLGLQDEYLRSDGIGRDFLRIEAGGSLMPTTKETVAADKHFVYQEGKTVFKYAVSNMADVAGKVLERNDLAEKDIQWLVAHQANKRIIEAIAKRVGVPSEKVMMNIQKYGNTTSATLPLLLADYESQLKKGDNLIFAAFGGGFTWGAAYVKWAYNS, encoded by the coding sequence ATGACAAAAATCACTGCAGCAATTACAGCAGTAGGGAAGTATGTTCCTGAATATGTTCTAACTAATAAAGAGTTAGAAACCATGGTAGACACTAATGATGAGTGGATTACCAGTAGAACAGGGATTAAAGAAAGAAGGATTTTAAAAGGAGAAGGTTTAGGTACTTCTTACATGGCAATAAAAGCTGCGGAAGAATTATTACAAAAGTCAAACGTAGATCCTGCAGAAATAGATTTAATTATTATTGGTACTGCAACTCCAGATTTACCTATAGCATCTACAGCTGCTTATGTGGCATCAGAAATAGGAGCAGTAAATGCTTTTGGTTATGATTTGCAAGCAGCGTGTTCTAGTTTTTTATATGGTATGTCTACAGCAGCTAGTTATATAGAGTCTGGTAGATATAAAAAAGTATTGTTAATAGGAGCAGATAAAATGTCTTCTATAATAGACTATAAAGATAGGGCTACTTGTATTATTTTCGGTGATGGAGCAGGAGCTGCTTTGTTTGAACCAAATTTTGAAGGGCTAGGTTTACAAGACGAGTACTTAAGAAGTGATGGTATCGGACGAGACTTCTTAAGAATAGAGGCAGGTGGGTCTTTAATGCCAACAACTAAAGAAACTGTTGCTGCAGATAAACACTTTGTATATCAAGAAGGAAAAACTGTTTTTAAATATGCAGTTTCTAATATGGCAGATGTTGCTGGAAAAGTATTAGAAAGAAATGATCTTGCAGAAAAGGATATTCAATGGTTAGTAGCACACCAAGCTAATAAACGTATTATTGAAGCAATCGCTAAAAGAGTAGGAGTGCCATCAGAAAAAGTTATGATGAACATTCAAAAATACGGAAATACTACATCTGCAACTTTACCACTTTTACTAGCAGATTATGAAAGTCAATTAAAAAAAGGAGATAATTTAATTTTTGCGGCATTTGGTGGCGGTTTCACATGGGGAGCAGCTTACGTAAAATGGGCGTATAATTCATAA
- a CDS encoding riboflavin synthase: MFTGIIETLGTITNITKEQDNIHLTVKSNFTNELKIDQSVAHNGVCLTVVNIKNDEYTVTAIKETLNKTNIGSLSKTDSVNLERGMKLGDRLDGHLVQGHVDQTATCVNIKNENGSTVYTFNYDASTKNVTIEKGSITVNGVSLTVVNSKKNEFSVAIIPYTTENTTFKFLKLNDCVNLEFDVIGKYVSRLTNP, translated from the coding sequence ATGTTTACCGGAATTATAGAAACCCTTGGTACAATCACAAATATCACTAAAGAACAAGACAACATTCATTTAACTGTAAAGAGTAATTTTACAAATGAATTAAAGATAGATCAAAGCGTTGCTCATAATGGAGTATGCTTAACTGTGGTAAATATTAAAAATGATGAGTATACTGTTACAGCTATTAAAGAAACTTTAAACAAAACAAATATTGGTAGTTTATCTAAAACTGATTCTGTAAATTTAGAAAGAGGGATGAAATTAGGAGATAGGTTAGACGGTCATCTAGTACAAGGCCATGTAGACCAAACAGCAACCTGTGTAAATATTAAAAATGAAAATGGAAGTACCGTTTATACTTTTAATTATGATGCTTCTACTAAAAACGTTACTATAGAAAAAGGATCTATTACCGTAAATGGTGTAAGTTTAACGGTAGTAAACTCTAAAAAGAATGAGTTTAGTGTTGCTATAATACCTTATACAACAGAAAACACAACCTTTAAGTTTTTAAAACTGAATGATTGTGTAAATTTAGAATTTGATGTTATTGGAAAATATGTTAGTAGACTTACTAATCCTTAA
- a CDS encoding Hpt domain-containing protein — protein MEEPNLNYIKDLSGGDKEFEESILIVLKNEFPEECLLFNKYYNNKEYSEAADKVHKIKHKISILGLKKGTELASKFEKDLKNNDTKLYTDFINVLNKIHVYLKVE, from the coding sequence ATGGAAGAACCTAATTTAAATTATATAAAAGATCTTTCTGGAGGAGATAAAGAATTTGAAGAGAGTATTTTAATTGTTTTAAAAAACGAATTTCCAGAAGAATGTTTACTTTTTAATAAATATTATAATAATAAAGAGTATTCAGAAGCTGCGGACAAAGTACATAAGATAAAACATAAAATTAGTATTTTAGGATTAAAAAAAGGTACTGAATTAGCTTCTAAATTTGAAAAAGATTTAAAAAATAATGACACCAAATTATATACCGATTTTATAAATGTTTTAAACAAAATTCATGTATATTTAAAAGTCGAATAA
- a CDS encoding YceD family protein: MKDLKEFDIQFVGLKEGIHLFEYEINNTFFSVFNFDEFESSSIKISLNFIKKSTLLELTFTANGFVEVPCDVSNELYKQDVQAVLPLVVNFGPEFNDENEEILILPHEAYEFNVAQFIYEMIVLSVPNKRVHPGVLDGTMDSEALNKLRELEIKEVKTVEETDPRWDKLKNLITEKKT; the protein is encoded by the coding sequence ATGAAAGACTTAAAGGAGTTCGACATACAGTTTGTAGGATTAAAGGAAGGAATTCATTTGTTTGAATATGAAATTAACAATACGTTCTTTAGTGTTTTTAATTTTGATGAATTCGAAAGTTCATCAATTAAAATATCATTAAATTTTATAAAGAAGAGTACGTTACTAGAATTAACTTTTACCGCCAATGGTTTTGTAGAAGTACCATGTGATGTTTCTAATGAACTTTATAAACAAGATGTTCAAGCTGTTTTACCTTTAGTTGTAAACTTTGGACCAGAATTTAATGATGAAAATGAGGAGATTTTAATATTACCTCACGAGGCGTATGAGTTTAATGTAGCTCAGTTTATTTATGAAATGATTGTATTATCAGTTCCTAATAAAAGAGTTCATCCAGGAGTTTTAGATGGAACAATGGACTCTGAAGCATTAAATAAGTTAAGAGAATTAGAAATAAAAGAAGTAAAGACTGTTGAAGAGACAGACCCAAGGTGGGATAAATTAAAGAATTTAATAACAGAAAAAAAGACATAA
- the rpmF gene encoding 50S ribosomal protein L32 — protein sequence MAHPKRKISKTRRDKRRTHYKASYQQIATDPTTGESHLYHRAHWHEGKLYYRGQIVLESASAIEA from the coding sequence ATGGCACATCCTAAGAGAAAAATATCCAAAACTAGAAGAGACAAAAGGAGAACTCATTATAAGGCATCTTATCAGCAGATTGCTACAGACCCTACAACAGGAGAGTCTCACTTATATCACAGAGCTCACTGGCATGAAGGTAAATTATACTATAGAGGACAGATCGTATTAGAATCTGCATCTGCAATAGAAGCATAA
- a CDS encoding type III pantothenate kinase, whose translation MMNLIIDAGNTRVKTAVFEGDTILEVVFIDQKKILSEIKKILKKYKISQGILSSVSFISEKTLNKLQDLMQLTVLSSATKVPFVNLYKTPTTLGADRIALVVGGVDEFPEKNTLIIDAGTCITFDFVNSKSEYLGGAISPGIKMRFDSLNHFTANLPLLQKDEVNSFIGRNTKESMNSGVVNGVVQEIDGVINQYKKKYMDLTVVLTGGDTKFLSKQLKSSIFAKKNFLLQGLNRILIFNIDK comes from the coding sequence ATGATGAATTTAATAATTGATGCAGGTAATACAAGAGTTAAGACTGCTGTATTTGAGGGTGATACCATTTTAGAAGTGGTTTTTATTGACCAGAAAAAAATTTTATCAGAAATAAAAAAAATTTTAAAAAAATATAAAATTAGCCAAGGAATCTTGTCTTCGGTCAGTTTTATATCAGAAAAAACGTTGAATAAGCTTCAAGATTTAATGCAATTGACGGTTTTGTCCTCTGCTACAAAAGTTCCTTTTGTCAATTTGTATAAAACACCAACAACTTTAGGAGCAGATAGAATTGCATTGGTTGTGGGGGGAGTAGATGAGTTTCCAGAAAAAAACACATTAATTATAGATGCTGGTACTTGCATTACTTTCGATTTTGTAAATAGTAAGTCAGAATATTTAGGTGGTGCAATTTCTCCAGGAATAAAAATGAGGTTTGATTCTTTAAATCATTTTACGGCAAATTTACCATTACTGCAAAAAGATGAAGTGAATAGCTTTATTGGTCGCAACACTAAAGAAAGTATGAATTCTGGTGTTGTAAATGGAGTTGTTCAAGAAATTGATGGTGTAATTAATCAATATAAAAAGAAATATATGGATTTAACAGTCGTTTTAACAGGAGGAGACACAAAATTCTTGTCAAAGCAATTAAAAAGTAGCATATTTGCCAAGAAAAATTTTCTTCTTCAAGGATTAAATAGAATATTGATATTTAATATAGACAAATGA
- a CDS encoding LytR/AlgR family response regulator transcription factor, which produces MNCIVIDDDATARLIIKKLCADFKEIAVLEEFGSAIEAIKYLNSNEVDLIFLDIHMPTFSGFDFIQTLKSPPKIILTTSDKNFALQAFEYDCVVDYLLKPIAKTRFNKSLQKLANLKKTGSSTSITNASKEDSDFIYVSVERRLVKINIPSICFVEAKGDYISIRTGSKSYIVHSTLKKIEDKLPSSLFLRIHRSFIINISEIVDIEDNSVLIQKSVIPISRSNKSELMRRLNLL; this is translated from the coding sequence ATGAATTGTATAGTAATTGATGATGATGCAACTGCAAGACTGATTATTAAAAAGCTATGTGCCGATTTTAAGGAGATTGCTGTTTTAGAAGAGTTTGGTTCTGCTATAGAGGCTATAAAATATCTTAACTCAAATGAGGTAGATTTAATATTTTTAGATATTCACATGCCTACATTTTCTGGCTTCGACTTTATCCAAACCTTAAAATCTCCCCCAAAAATAATTTTAACAACATCAGATAAAAATTTTGCGCTTCAGGCATTTGAATATGACTGTGTAGTAGATTATCTTTTAAAGCCTATTGCTAAAACAAGGTTTAATAAGTCTTTGCAGAAATTAGCTAATTTAAAAAAGACAGGCAGTTCCACGAGCATAACTAATGCATCAAAGGAAGATTCTGATTTTATTTATGTAAGTGTAGAGAGAAGACTTGTTAAAATTAATATTCCTAGTATTTGTTTTGTAGAAGCAAAAGGAGATTATATTAGCATTAGAACAGGTAGCAAGAGCTATATTGTGCATTCAACATTAAAAAAAATAGAAGATAAATTACCCTCTTCTTTATTTCTTAGAATACATAGGTCTTTTATTATTAATATTTCTGAGATTGTAGATATTGAGGATAACAGCGTACTTATTCAAAAAAGTGTAATACCAATTAGTAGATCTAATAAAAGTGAATTGATGAGAAGGTTGAATTTACTTTAA
- a CDS encoding tetratricopeptide repeat protein produces the protein MKKITFLLAAMLLLASAKTNAQDDAKRECTIKYNLFKGDFQSKKYEEAYTNWIYLMDNCKDLSVNIYKFGSTLAEDVRKDPVLAKRVYEQRLEFYPTSNPAKVHSDYATYLLDNKLASNDEVFAILEKGYNIDPTKMGVKNLYIYFQGVTDRNKDTDPQKVFDTYDDVLESVSTKLEGYAAKLKDLSKDSVANKKLIHAYSTNSRALGTVEGGLDNIISEIATCERLIPIYKRDFEANKDDAVWLKRSVSRMFNKGCQEDPLYQELVRAYAHASPSPEAFSFLATVLEDNGDNAGANEMREKSFNLETDPLKKAKYKLKFAQSAKSRGQLSKARSLAREALRFNPNYGKAYLFIARLYQSSVNNCGDNEFEKRMVYVAALNQAQRAASVDPSISATAGSYIRSYRGNVPSSKVVFTAGVTPGSSYTIKCWIGETVRVPSN, from the coding sequence ATGAAGAAAATTACGTTTTTACTAGCTGCAATGTTGTTATTGGCATCAGCAAAAACAAATGCGCAAGACGATGCAAAAAGAGAATGTACTATTAAGTATAACCTTTTTAAAGGAGATTTCCAATCTAAAAAGTATGAGGAAGCTTATACAAACTGGATTTATTTAATGGATAACTGTAAAGATTTATCTGTAAATATTTATAAATTCGGATCAACTTTAGCTGAAGATGTTAGAAAAGATCCTGTTTTAGCAAAAAGAGTTTATGAACAAAGATTAGAATTTTACCCAACAAGTAACCCTGCAAAAGTACATAGTGACTATGCAACTTATTTGCTAGATAATAAATTAGCATCTAATGATGAAGTATTTGCTATTTTAGAAAAAGGATATAATATCGATCCTACTAAAATGGGGGTAAAAAACTTGTATATCTATTTTCAAGGAGTTACAGACAGAAATAAAGATACAGATCCTCAAAAGGTATTTGATACTTATGATGATGTTTTAGAATCTGTAAGTACAAAATTGGAAGGATATGCTGCAAAATTAAAAGATCTTTCTAAAGATTCTGTAGCTAACAAAAAATTAATACATGCATATTCTACAAACTCAAGAGCCTTGGGTACTGTAGAAGGAGGTTTAGATAATATTATTTCAGAAATAGCAACTTGTGAAAGGTTAATACCTATTTACAAAAGAGATTTTGAAGCAAATAAAGATGATGCAGTTTGGTTAAAAAGATCTGTATCTAGAATGTTTAACAAAGGATGTCAAGAGGATCCTTTATACCAAGAATTAGTAAGAGCTTATGCTCATGCTTCTCCATCACCAGAAGCATTCTCTTTCTTAGCAACTGTATTAGAGGATAATGGAGATAATGCTGGAGCGAATGAAATGAGAGAGAAATCTTTCAATTTAGAAACAGATCCTTTAAAGAAAGCAAAGTATAAATTAAAATTCGCACAATCAGCTAAATCTAGAGGTCAGTTAAGTAAAGCTAGAAGTTTAGCAAGAGAAGCTTTACGTTTTAACCCTAACTATGGTAAAGCATATTTATTTATTGCAAGATTATACCAATCTAGTGTAAATAATTGTGGTGATAATGAGTTTGAAAAAAGAATGGTATATGTTGCTGCATTAAACCAGGCGCAAAGAGCTGCATCTGTAGATCCTAGTATTTCTGCTACTGCAGGTTCATATATTAGAAGTTATAGAGGTAATGTACCAAGTTCTAAAGTTGTTTTTACTGCAGGTGTTACTCCTGGTAGTAGTTACACTATAAAATGTTGGATTGGTGAAACGGTAAGAGTACCTTCAAATTAA
- the pdxA gene encoding 4-hydroxythreonine-4-phosphate dehydrogenase PdxA, with product MDKSDKIIVGISIGDLNGIGLEVILKTFQDKRMLDFCTPVIFGSTKVVTYHKKALGAETPVHGITSIEQVNHNKVNVLNIWKEEVSVALGEATKESGEYAAKSLEIATTHLKEQKIDVLVTAPINKETIQSDTFNFPGHTEYLEDKLEGKSLMILMTDALRIGLITGHIPISKVAESITPALIKEKVGTMYTSLVQDFGINKPKIAVLSLNPHCGDKGVIGVEDDEIIKPTIDEIKESGKLVFGPYAADGFFGSEKYKQFDGVLATYHDQGLAPFKALSFGSGVNYTAGLSEIRTSPDHGTGFDIAGKNIANPSSFKEALFTAIEIYKTRKEYKELTKSPLLVK from the coding sequence ATGGATAAATCTGATAAAATTATAGTTGGTATTTCAATAGGAGATTTAAATGGAATTGGTTTAGAAGTTATTCTAAAAACCTTTCAAGATAAAAGAATGTTAGATTTTTGTACACCAGTTATTTTTGGAAGTACAAAGGTAGTTACTTATCATAAAAAAGCGTTAGGGGCAGAGACTCCTGTTCATGGAATTACGTCTATAGAGCAGGTTAATCATAATAAGGTTAATGTATTAAATATCTGGAAAGAAGAAGTTTCTGTAGCGTTAGGTGAGGCTACTAAAGAATCTGGTGAGTATGCGGCAAAATCATTAGAGATAGCTACTACTCATTTAAAAGAACAAAAGATTGATGTTTTAGTAACTGCACCAATTAATAAAGAAACAATACAATCTGATACTTTTAATTTTCCAGGGCATACAGAATATTTAGAAGATAAGTTAGAAGGAAAGAGTTTAATGATTTTAATGACGGATGCATTAAGAATAGGGTTGATAACCGGTCATATTCCTATATCTAAAGTCGCAGAGTCTATAACACCTGCATTAATTAAAGAAAAAGTAGGTACTATGTATACCTCTTTGGTGCAAGATTTTGGTATCAATAAACCAAAAATAGCAGTTTTATCATTAAATCCACACTGTGGAGATAAGGGAGTTATTGGTGTTGAAGATGATGAAATTATAAAGCCAACTATAGATGAAATAAAAGAATCTGGTAAGCTGGTTTTTGGACCTTATGCAGCAGATGGTTTCTTTGGTTCGGAAAAATATAAGCAATTTGATGGTGTTTTAGCAACGTATCATGACCAAGGGTTAGCGCCATTTAAAGCGTTGTCTTTTGGTAGTGGCGTAAATTATACGGCAGGTTTAAGTGAGATTAGAACATCTCCAGACCATGGTACAGGCTTTGATATAGCTGGGAAAAACATAGCAAACCCATCTTCTTTTAAAGAAGCATTATTTACTGCTATCGAAATTTATAAGACAAGAAAAGAATATAAAGAGCTCACAAAAAGTCCTCTTTTAGTAAAATAA